One Hemibagrus wyckioides isolate EC202008001 linkage group LG07, SWU_Hwy_1.0, whole genome shotgun sequence DNA segment encodes these proteins:
- the ss18 gene encoding protein SSXT isoform X1 — protein sequence MSVAFAPHRQRGKGDITPAGIQKLLDENNQLIQCIMDFQSKGKTAECSHYQQMLHRNLVYLATIADSNQNMQSLLPAPPTQNMGMSGGMNQSGAPPQPPHGHSMPSDGPPSGPHMQTQMNGQMPGPNHMPMQGPGPNQPPNMPSGSMNMPPSSHGSMGAYNHAVPSSQGMSSQGQMNMSQGQPMGNYGPRPSMNMQPNQGPMMHQQPPSQQYNMPPGGGGQHYQGQQNPMGMMGQGNHVMGQRPMPPYRPPQQGPPQQYPGQEDYYGEQYSHGGQGAPEGNSQYGQQQEAYQQGPPQPQGYPAQQQYPAQQGYPGQQQGYGPSQGGPGQYPNYPQGQGQQYGAYRPPQPGPPQGQPQRPYGYDQVRQQERERS from the exons ATGTCGGTGGCTTTCGCGCCTCACAGACAACGCGGGAAAGGTGATATTACACCCGCGGGGATACAGAAG TTACTGGATGAAAACAATCAGCTGATTCAGTGCATCATGGACTTCCAGAGCAAAGGGAAAACGGCAGAATGTTCACA TTACCAGCAGATGCTTCACAGAAATTTAGTCTACTTGGCCACAATAGCAGACTCCAATCAAAACATGCAGTCTCTTCTCCCGGCT CCCCCTACACAGAACATGGGCATGTCAGGAGGCATGAATCAGAGTGGCGCACCCCCACAGCCCCCCCACGGCCACAGCATGCCCTCAGATGGCCCGCCCTCTGGCCCACACATGCAAACCCAGATGAACGGCCAGATGCCTG GACCAAATCACATGCCCATGCAGGGCCCAGGGCCCAACCAGCCTCCCAACATGCCAAGCGGCTCTATGAACATGCCTCCCAGCAGCCACGGCTCCATGGGTGCCTACAACCATGCCGTTCCCTCCTCCCAGGGCATGAGCAGCCAGGGCCAGATGAACATGAGCCAGGGCCAGCCAATGGGCAACTACGGTCCCAGACCCAGCATGAACATGCAGCCCAACCAAG GTCCCATGATGCACCAGCAGCCTCCCTCGCAGCAGTACAACATGCCCCCTGGTGGTGGTGGGCAGCATTACCAGGGACAGCAGAACCCCATGGGCATGATGGGCCAGGGCAACCATGTGATGGGACAGAGGCCCATGCCTCCTTACAGACCACCTCAACAAG ggCCTCCGCAGCAGTACCCAGGTCAGGAGGACTACTATGGAGAACAGTACAGCCACGGAGGCCAGGGGGCACCTGAGG GAAACTCACAGTATGGTCAGCAGCAGGAAGCCTATCAGCAAGGCCCCCCTCAGCCACAGGGCTACCCAGCACAGCAGCAGTATCCAGCACAGCAGGGCTACCCAGGCCAGCAGCAAGGCTACG GACCTTCTCAAGGCGGTCCTGGACAGTACCCCAATTACCCGCAAGGCCAAGGGCAGCAGTATGGCGCATATAGACCACCTCAGCCTGGACCTCCACAAGGCCAACCACAGCGTCCATACGGTTATGACCAGGTACGtcaacaagagagagaaagaagttaA
- the ss18 gene encoding protein SSXT isoform X3 codes for MSVAFAPHRQRGKGDITPAGIQKLLDENNQLIQCIMDFQSKGKTAECSHYQQMLHRNLVYLATIADSNQNMQSLLPAPPTQNMGMSGGMNQSGAPPQPPHGHSMPSDGPPSGPHMQTQMNGQMPGPNHMPMQGPGPNQPPNMPSGSMNMPPSSHGSMGAYNHAVPSSQGMSSQGQMNMSQGQPMGNYGPRPSMNMQPNQGPMMHQQPPSQQYNMPPGGGGQHYQGQQNPMGMMGQGNHVMGQRPMPPYRPPQQGPPQQYPGQEDYYGEQYSHGGQGAPEGNSQYGQQQEAYQQGPPQPQGYPAQQQYPAQQGYPGQQQGYGPSQGGPGQYPNYPQGQGQQYGAYRPPQPGPPQGQPQRPYGYDQGHMRK; via the exons ATGTCGGTGGCTTTCGCGCCTCACAGACAACGCGGGAAAGGTGATATTACACCCGCGGGGATACAGAAG TTACTGGATGAAAACAATCAGCTGATTCAGTGCATCATGGACTTCCAGAGCAAAGGGAAAACGGCAGAATGTTCACA TTACCAGCAGATGCTTCACAGAAATTTAGTCTACTTGGCCACAATAGCAGACTCCAATCAAAACATGCAGTCTCTTCTCCCGGCT CCCCCTACACAGAACATGGGCATGTCAGGAGGCATGAATCAGAGTGGCGCACCCCCACAGCCCCCCCACGGCCACAGCATGCCCTCAGATGGCCCGCCCTCTGGCCCACACATGCAAACCCAGATGAACGGCCAGATGCCTG GACCAAATCACATGCCCATGCAGGGCCCAGGGCCCAACCAGCCTCCCAACATGCCAAGCGGCTCTATGAACATGCCTCCCAGCAGCCACGGCTCCATGGGTGCCTACAACCATGCCGTTCCCTCCTCCCAGGGCATGAGCAGCCAGGGCCAGATGAACATGAGCCAGGGCCAGCCAATGGGCAACTACGGTCCCAGACCCAGCATGAACATGCAGCCCAACCAAG GTCCCATGATGCACCAGCAGCCTCCCTCGCAGCAGTACAACATGCCCCCTGGTGGTGGTGGGCAGCATTACCAGGGACAGCAGAACCCCATGGGCATGATGGGCCAGGGCAACCATGTGATGGGACAGAGGCCCATGCCTCCTTACAGACCACCTCAACAAG ggCCTCCGCAGCAGTACCCAGGTCAGGAGGACTACTATGGAGAACAGTACAGCCACGGAGGCCAGGGGGCACCTGAGG GAAACTCACAGTATGGTCAGCAGCAGGAAGCCTATCAGCAAGGCCCCCCTCAGCCACAGGGCTACCCAGCACAGCAGCAGTATCCAGCACAGCAGGGCTACCCAGGCCAGCAGCAAGGCTACG GACCTTCTCAAGGCGGTCCTGGACAGTACCCCAATTACCCGCAAGGCCAAGGGCAGCAGTATGGCGCATATAGACCACCTCAGCCTGGACCTCCACAAGGCCAACCACAGCGTCCATACGGTTATGACCAG GGGCACATGAGGAAATAA
- the ss18 gene encoding protein SSXT isoform X2, which yields MSVAFAPHRQRGKGDITPAGIQKLLDENNQLIQCIMDFQSKGKTAECSHYQQMLHRNLVYLATIADSNQNMQSLLPAPPTQNMGMSGGMNQSGAPPQPPHGHSMPSDGPPSGPHMQTQMNGQMPGPNHMPMQGPGPNQPPNMPSGSMNMPPSSHGSMGAYNHAVPSSQGMSSQGQMNMSQGQPMGNYGPRPSMNMQPNQGPMMHQQPPSQQYNMPPGGGGQHYQGQQNPMGMMGQGNHVMGQRPMPPYRPPQQGPPQQYPGQEDYYGEQYSHGGQGAPEGNSQYGQQQEAYQQGPPQPQGYPAQQQYPAQQGYPGQQQGYGPSQGGPGQYPNYPQGQGQQYGAYRPPQPGPPQGQPQRPYGYDQGQYGNYQQ from the exons ATGTCGGTGGCTTTCGCGCCTCACAGACAACGCGGGAAAGGTGATATTACACCCGCGGGGATACAGAAG TTACTGGATGAAAACAATCAGCTGATTCAGTGCATCATGGACTTCCAGAGCAAAGGGAAAACGGCAGAATGTTCACA TTACCAGCAGATGCTTCACAGAAATTTAGTCTACTTGGCCACAATAGCAGACTCCAATCAAAACATGCAGTCTCTTCTCCCGGCT CCCCCTACACAGAACATGGGCATGTCAGGAGGCATGAATCAGAGTGGCGCACCCCCACAGCCCCCCCACGGCCACAGCATGCCCTCAGATGGCCCGCCCTCTGGCCCACACATGCAAACCCAGATGAACGGCCAGATGCCTG GACCAAATCACATGCCCATGCAGGGCCCAGGGCCCAACCAGCCTCCCAACATGCCAAGCGGCTCTATGAACATGCCTCCCAGCAGCCACGGCTCCATGGGTGCCTACAACCATGCCGTTCCCTCCTCCCAGGGCATGAGCAGCCAGGGCCAGATGAACATGAGCCAGGGCCAGCCAATGGGCAACTACGGTCCCAGACCCAGCATGAACATGCAGCCCAACCAAG GTCCCATGATGCACCAGCAGCCTCCCTCGCAGCAGTACAACATGCCCCCTGGTGGTGGTGGGCAGCATTACCAGGGACAGCAGAACCCCATGGGCATGATGGGCCAGGGCAACCATGTGATGGGACAGAGGCCCATGCCTCCTTACAGACCACCTCAACAAG ggCCTCCGCAGCAGTACCCAGGTCAGGAGGACTACTATGGAGAACAGTACAGCCACGGAGGCCAGGGGGCACCTGAGG GAAACTCACAGTATGGTCAGCAGCAGGAAGCCTATCAGCAAGGCCCCCCTCAGCCACAGGGCTACCCAGCACAGCAGCAGTATCCAGCACAGCAGGGCTACCCAGGCCAGCAGCAAGGCTACG GACCTTCTCAAGGCGGTCCTGGACAGTACCCCAATTACCCGCAAGGCCAAGGGCAGCAGTATGGCGCATATAGACCACCTCAGCCTGGACCTCCACAAGGCCAACCACAGCGTCCATACGGTTATGACCAG GGTCAATATGGCAACTACCAGCAGTAA
- the ss18 gene encoding protein SSXT isoform X4: MSVAFAPHRQRGKGDITPAGIQKLLDENNQLIQCIMDFQSKGKTAECSHYQQMLHRNLVYLATIADSNQNMQSLLPANMGMSGGMNQSGAPPQPPHGHSMPSDGPPSGPHMQTQMNGQMPGPNHMPMQGPGPNQPPNMPSGSMNMPPSSHGSMGAYNHAVPSSQGMSSQGQMNMSQGQPMGNYGPRPSMNMQPNQGPMMHQQPPSQQYNMPPGGGGQHYQGQQNPMGMMGQGNHVMGQRPMPPYRPPQQGPPQQYPGQEDYYGEQYSHGGQGAPEGNSQYGQQQEAYQQGPPQPQGYPAQQQYPAQQGYPGQQQGYGPSQGGPGQYPNYPQGQGQQYGAYRPPQPGPPQGQPQRPYGYDQVRQQERERS, encoded by the exons ATGTCGGTGGCTTTCGCGCCTCACAGACAACGCGGGAAAGGTGATATTACACCCGCGGGGATACAGAAG TTACTGGATGAAAACAATCAGCTGATTCAGTGCATCATGGACTTCCAGAGCAAAGGGAAAACGGCAGAATGTTCACA TTACCAGCAGATGCTTCACAGAAATTTAGTCTACTTGGCCACAATAGCAGACTCCAATCAAAACATGCAGTCTCTTCTCCCGGCT AACATGGGCATGTCAGGAGGCATGAATCAGAGTGGCGCACCCCCACAGCCCCCCCACGGCCACAGCATGCCCTCAGATGGCCCGCCCTCTGGCCCACACATGCAAACCCAGATGAACGGCCAGATGCCTG GACCAAATCACATGCCCATGCAGGGCCCAGGGCCCAACCAGCCTCCCAACATGCCAAGCGGCTCTATGAACATGCCTCCCAGCAGCCACGGCTCCATGGGTGCCTACAACCATGCCGTTCCCTCCTCCCAGGGCATGAGCAGCCAGGGCCAGATGAACATGAGCCAGGGCCAGCCAATGGGCAACTACGGTCCCAGACCCAGCATGAACATGCAGCCCAACCAAG GTCCCATGATGCACCAGCAGCCTCCCTCGCAGCAGTACAACATGCCCCCTGGTGGTGGTGGGCAGCATTACCAGGGACAGCAGAACCCCATGGGCATGATGGGCCAGGGCAACCATGTGATGGGACAGAGGCCCATGCCTCCTTACAGACCACCTCAACAAG ggCCTCCGCAGCAGTACCCAGGTCAGGAGGACTACTATGGAGAACAGTACAGCCACGGAGGCCAGGGGGCACCTGAGG GAAACTCACAGTATGGTCAGCAGCAGGAAGCCTATCAGCAAGGCCCCCCTCAGCCACAGGGCTACCCAGCACAGCAGCAGTATCCAGCACAGCAGGGCTACCCAGGCCAGCAGCAAGGCTACG GACCTTCTCAAGGCGGTCCTGGACAGTACCCCAATTACCCGCAAGGCCAAGGGCAGCAGTATGGCGCATATAGACCACCTCAGCCTGGACCTCCACAAGGCCAACCACAGCGTCCATACGGTTATGACCAGGTACGtcaacaagagagagaaagaagttaA